A window from Marinagarivorans cellulosilyticus encodes these proteins:
- the lepA gene encoding translation elongation factor 4 — MTDLSHIRNFSIIAHIDHGKSTIADRFIQHCGGLTEREMNVQVLDSMDIERERGITIKAQSVTLHYKARNGNIYQLNFIDTPGHVDFSYEVSRSLAACEGALLVVDAAQGVEAQSVANCYTAIEQNLEVIPVLNKMDLPQANPEAVADEIESIIGIDATDAVRCSAKSGLGIEDVLEVLVTSVPPPQGDVDAPLQALIIDSWFDSYLGVVSLVRVKQGTIKVKDKIVSKTIGKSQVVDSVGVFTPKRHETGVLHAGEVGFIVAGIKDIHGAPVGDTITHASSPDVSALPGFQKVKPQVYAGLFPVSSDDYENFRDALSKLTLNDASLFYEPESSDALGFGFRCGFLGMLHMEIIQERLEREYDLDLITTAPTVVFEVECNNGDVIYVDNPSKLPDLGTINEMREPIVQANILVPQTYLGAVITLCIEKRGMQKDIQYLGAQVQVVYELPMNEVVLDFFDRLKSVSRGYASLDYSFQRFQVASLVRLDVLINSEKVDALALIVHRDKAHQKGRALADKMKELIPRQMFDVAIQAAIGGQVVARTTVKALRKNVTAKCYGGDITRKKKLLEKQKAGKKRMKQVGRVEIPQDAFLAVLKVDS; from the coding sequence GTGACCGACTTAAGTCATATTCGTAATTTCTCGATCATTGCCCATATTGATCACGGTAAATCAACCATTGCCGACCGTTTTATCCAGCATTGTGGCGGCTTAACTGAGCGTGAGATGAACGTTCAGGTTTTAGACTCTATGGATATAGAGCGCGAACGCGGCATTACTATTAAGGCTCAAAGCGTCACGCTGCACTACAAAGCCCGAAACGGCAATATCTACCAACTTAACTTTATTGATACTCCCGGTCACGTTGATTTCTCTTATGAAGTTTCGCGCTCTTTGGCTGCGTGTGAAGGTGCGCTGTTGGTCGTGGATGCCGCGCAAGGTGTAGAGGCGCAGTCAGTTGCAAACTGCTATACCGCAATCGAGCAAAACCTCGAAGTGATCCCCGTGTTAAACAAAATGGACCTTCCGCAGGCCAATCCAGAAGCCGTAGCAGACGAAATCGAAAGCATCATTGGAATTGATGCTACTGATGCCGTGCGCTGTTCGGCCAAGAGTGGTTTGGGGATTGAAGATGTATTAGAGGTCTTGGTCACTTCTGTGCCACCACCGCAAGGTGATGTCGATGCACCGTTGCAGGCGCTTATTATTGACTCGTGGTTTGATAGTTACTTGGGTGTTGTTTCGCTTGTGCGGGTTAAGCAGGGCACCATTAAAGTTAAAGATAAAATCGTTTCCAAGACCATCGGTAAGTCACAAGTGGTTGATAGCGTTGGTGTTTTTACGCCGAAGCGACACGAAACCGGTGTGCTGCATGCAGGCGAGGTAGGTTTTATTGTTGCAGGCATTAAAGATATTCATGGCGCGCCAGTTGGGGATACCATCACCCATGCATCATCCCCAGATGTTAGTGCGTTGCCTGGATTTCAAAAGGTTAAGCCGCAGGTTTATGCGGGCTTATTCCCAGTAAGCTCGGACGATTATGAGAATTTCCGTGATGCTCTTTCTAAGCTAACGCTAAATGATGCCTCATTATTTTATGAGCCAGAAAGCTCAGATGCCTTGGGTTTTGGTTTTCGATGTGGCTTTTTGGGTATGCTCCATATGGAGATTATCCAAGAGCGTCTAGAGCGGGAGTACGATCTCGATCTGATTACAACGGCACCGACGGTTGTGTTTGAGGTGGAGTGTAATAACGGTGATGTGATTTACGTTGACAACCCATCAAAGCTGCCTGATTTGGGTACGATTAATGAGATGCGCGAGCCTATTGTGCAGGCTAACATCCTTGTCCCACAAACCTATTTAGGTGCTGTTATAACGCTGTGTATAGAAAAGCGCGGTATGCAGAAAGATATTCAGTATTTAGGGGCTCAGGTTCAAGTGGTCTACGAGCTGCCCATGAATGAAGTAGTTTTGGATTTCTTTGATCGCTTAAAGTCTGTCAGCCGAGGATATGCTTCGTTGGATTATAGCTTTCAGCGCTTTCAGGTCGCCAGCTTGGTGAGACTGGACGTGTTAATTAATAGCGAAAAAGTAGATGCCCTCGCATTAATTGTGCACCGTGATAAAGCGCATCAAAAAGGCCGAGCGTTGGCAGACAAAATGAAAGAGCTGATTCCACGCCAAATGTTCGATGTGGCGATACAAGCCGCTATTGGTGGCCAGGTGGTCGCGCGAACAACCGTTAAGGCATTGCGCAAAAACGTTACGGCTAAGTGTTATGGCGGTGATATTACGCGTAAGAAAAAACTATTAGAAAAACAAAAAGCCGGTAAAAAGCGTATGAAGCAAGTAGGGCGTGTGGAAATCCCTCAGGATGCGTTCTTGGCTGTGCTTAAAGTCGATAGCTAA
- a CDS encoding DUF4845 domain-containing protein: protein MNNKSNRLHQSPFKQSGYSAAGIIFALLLATLLFKVAYVVAPAYYDNYLVVEGLEALAERHPDDLKDIRKSEVSSELSKYYSLNGVRNGVITSALEVERLKERTIIKVDYEIRTNFLANADIVLSFKNHLDSSKPDECCTPSEKN from the coding sequence ATGAATAACAAATCAAATCGATTACACCAATCACCCTTTAAACAGTCGGGCTACTCTGCTGCAGGTATTATTTTTGCGCTGTTACTGGCTACACTGTTATTTAAAGTCGCCTATGTTGTGGCGCCAGCTTATTACGATAATTACCTTGTGGTTGAAGGCCTAGAGGCGCTGGCAGAACGTCACCCTGATGATCTTAAAGATATTCGCAAAAGTGAAGTTAGTTCAGAGTTGAGCAAATATTACAGCCTTAACGGCGTGCGCAATGGTGTAATTACAAGTGCTTTAGAGGTCGAGCGTTTAAAAGAACGTACGATTATCAAAGTTGATTACGAAATTCGTACCAATTTTCTAGCTAATGCAGATATCGTTTTATCTTTTAAAAACCATTTAGATTCTTCAAAACCGGATGAATGTTGTACCCCGAGTGAAAAAAATTAA
- a CDS encoding SoxR reducing system RseC family protein translates to MSERWITERARVLTADADGLSLWVAADKASACGSCKAKSGCGTSMLAKLGANQVAVRALLSPELASQTFREGQDVDLAVDRNAFVKVALVMYLIPLLGLISGVLLAPIVSANAGDGVVATAALVGLFFGGWVANRILYRWRNDERLQPLVLRSSLSLDEAVVHLT, encoded by the coding sequence GTGAGTGAGCGTTGGATTACAGAACGTGCCCGTGTGCTTACTGCGGATGCGGACGGTTTATCGTTGTGGGTGGCCGCAGACAAAGCTAGCGCTTGTGGTAGCTGTAAAGCTAAATCGGGCTGCGGCACCTCTATGCTTGCAAAGCTAGGGGCAAACCAAGTGGCAGTTAGAGCGCTGCTATCACCAGAATTAGCGTCGCAGACCTTTCGCGAGGGGCAAGATGTCGATCTCGCGGTTGATCGCAATGCGTTTGTTAAGGTGGCTTTGGTGATGTATTTAATTCCGTTGCTTGGCTTGATTAGCGGTGTGTTATTGGCACCTATTGTTAGTGCTAACGCCGGTGATGGGGTTGTTGCCACAGCTGCGCTGGTTGGCTTGTTCTTTGGCGGCTGGGTGGCTAATCGCATATTGTACCGCTGGCGAAACGACGAGCGTCTGCAACCGCTAGTTTTGCGTTCGAGCTTATCGCTTGATGAAGCTGTTGTGCACCTTACCTAA
- the lepB gene encoding signal peptidase I — protein sequence MDIDLPLILMVAVTVTGVIWLLDIFVFARKREKEAREPALVEYSKSFFPVLFLVFFLRSFLVEPFQIPSGSMIPTLQVGDYIAVNKFSYGVRMPVFRTKLFNVTEPKRGDVVVFFPPNEDRYFIKRLVGLPGDKIRYVNHELFINGEKQQYDELTAEEFADIPGSKEEKLCSYRGDVLKVVKETLGEKVHNVQKCTQPSSLSINGSWVVPEGHYFMMGDNRDNSRDSRVWGAVPEKNLVGKAFAVWMHWPELASLPSFSRSGAIQ from the coding sequence ATGGATATAGATTTACCCCTCATTTTAATGGTCGCCGTTACTGTAACGGGTGTGATCTGGTTGTTGGATATCTTTGTCTTTGCGCGTAAACGTGAAAAGGAAGCTCGGGAGCCTGCGCTTGTAGAGTACTCAAAGTCTTTTTTTCCTGTTTTATTTTTGGTTTTCTTTTTGCGCTCCTTCTTGGTAGAACCGTTTCAAATTCCCTCTGGCTCGATGATCCCTACATTGCAAGTCGGCGATTATATTGCGGTGAATAAGTTTTCCTATGGTGTACGTATGCCTGTTTTTAGGACAAAGCTTTTTAATGTAACAGAGCCTAAGCGCGGTGATGTTGTGGTCTTTTTCCCGCCGAATGAGGATCGCTATTTCATTAAGCGCTTAGTGGGATTACCCGGCGATAAAATTCGCTATGTGAATCACGAACTCTTCATCAATGGTGAAAAGCAGCAGTACGACGAGCTAACGGCTGAAGAGTTCGCCGATATACCAGGCTCTAAAGAGGAAAAATTGTGCAGTTATCGTGGTGATGTTCTCAAAGTGGTTAAGGAAACGCTTGGTGAAAAAGTGCACAATGTGCAAAAATGCACTCAACCATCAAGCTTGAGCATTAACGGTAGTTGGGTTGTTCCTGAAGGTCATTATTTTATGATGGGGGATAACCGAGATAATAGTCGAGATAGCCGTGTTTGGGGGGCTGTACCGGAGAAAAACTTAGTCGGTAAAGCCTTTGCTGTTTGGATGCATTGGCCTGAACTTGCCAGTTTGCCTAGCTTCAGCCGTAGTGGTGCAATTCAGTAA